A single region of the Candidatus Marinarcus aquaticus genome encodes:
- a CDS encoding class I SAM-dependent methyltransferase: MDYLNINKEAWNSRTKVHIKSKFYDIEAFKKGKCSLNPIELKQLSDVQGKSLLHLQCHFGQDSLSWVRLGAHVTGVDISSEAIKEANALKESLGLDATFIESDVCTFGQKNKQQFDIVFTSYGVLSWLENLNDWAQTIANALKTDGEFHLVEFHPFFDILSGYSYFPKSTPDIEQEGTYTENCDGTASAIVTWSHSLSEVTTALINAGLRIESFCEYPYSPYNCFEGLEFVPNFGYQMLHKGQQVPLVYSIKAKRVAH; the protein is encoded by the coding sequence ATGGATTATTTAAATATCAACAAAGAAGCATGGAACAGTAGAACAAAAGTACATATAAAATCGAAGTTTTATGATATAGAAGCGTTTAAAAAAGGGAAATGCTCATTAAACCCGATAGAACTGAAACAACTAAGTGATGTCCAAGGAAAGTCTTTATTGCATCTGCAATGCCATTTTGGACAAGACAGTTTGTCTTGGGTCAGATTAGGAGCCCACGTTACGGGAGTAGATATCTCTTCTGAAGCCATAAAAGAGGCAAATGCACTCAAAGAGTCTTTGGGATTGGATGCCACTTTTATAGAAAGTGATGTCTGTACGTTTGGACAAAAGAATAAACAGCAATTTGATATTGTATTTACTTCGTATGGTGTGTTATCTTGGTTGGAAAACTTAAATGATTGGGCACAAACCATTGCCAATGCTTTAAAAACGGATGGGGAATTTCATCTAGTAGAGTTTCATCCCTTTTTTGATATCTTATCGGGCTATTCTTATTTTCCCAAGAGTACTCCTGATATTGAGCAAGAGGGTACGTATACAGAAAACTGCGATGGTACAGCCTCTGCGATTGTTACGTGGTCTCACTCATTGAGTGAAGTAACTACTGCTTTGATCAATGCAGGATTACGCATTGAGTCTTTTTGTGAGTACCCGTATAGTCCATATAATTGTTTTGAGGGCTTAGAGTTTGTACCAAATTTTGGGTATCAGATGTTACACAAAGGGCAACAGGTTCCTTTGGTGTACTCAATTAAAGCAAAGAGAGTTGCACATTAA
- a CDS encoding LysE family translocator, giving the protein MMVSMQFLLTSLVVVLIPGTGVLYTVSAGLFLGKKASVYAALGCTFGIVPSLLASVLGLAAIFHTSVLAFQVIKYLGVVYLLYLAWIMWRSSSSFVLDENRNKTNGVSIAIKGFLINILNPKLSVFFLAFLPQFVSTTQQDPLWEMLLLGAIFMLMTLVVFIVYGFMAGYFSQLLLRSEKLTSAIQKFFAGSFAVLGLKLAFSEHR; this is encoded by the coding sequence ATGATGGTTTCAATGCAGTTTTTACTCACTTCTTTGGTGGTGGTTCTTATCCCAGGTACGGGTGTATTATACACTGTATCAGCAGGTCTGTTTTTAGGTAAAAAAGCCAGTGTTTATGCTGCACTTGGTTGTACGTTTGGTATTGTTCCATCATTGCTTGCAAGTGTTTTGGGCTTAGCGGCTATTTTTCATACAAGTGTATTGGCGTTTCAAGTTATAAAATATCTGGGAGTGGTTTATTTGCTCTATCTTGCATGGATAATGTGGCGTTCATCCTCTTCTTTTGTTTTGGATGAAAACAGAAATAAAACCAACGGTGTCTCTATTGCTATAAAAGGTTTTTTAATTAATATATTAAACCCCAAACTCTCTGTTTTTTTTCTGGCTTTTCTCCCTCAATTTGTTTCAACAACTCAACAAGACCCACTTTGGGAGATGCTTTTGTTGGGAGCTATTTTTATGTTGATGACATTGGTTGTATTTATTGTGTATGGTTTTATGGCAGGTTATTTCAGTCAACTGCTTCTTCGTTCTGAAAAATTGACATCAGCTATTCAAAAGTTTTTTGCTGGCAGTTTTGCAGTGTTGGGGTTAAAGTTGGCTTTTAGCGAACATCGATGA
- a CDS encoding DUF2391 family protein, which translates to MLKSLRFNLEDASQIIIGSFALAIPISFSEEAWSLSESLPFFNIFLLLLLSFCFLSFYAYQSVFQANIKYKQVAFIFRVFIAYLMACVVVALILLAINKLPLIDETMIAIKRVIIISMPASMGAIIVDGFDKE; encoded by the coding sequence ATGTTAAAGAGTCTGCGATTTAATTTAGAAGACGCAAGTCAAATCATCATAGGTTCTTTTGCTTTAGCAATACCGATTTCATTTTCAGAAGAGGCATGGAGTTTAAGTGAATCCTTGCCTTTTTTTAATATCTTTTTACTCTTGCTGTTATCGTTTTGTTTTTTGAGTTTCTATGCGTATCAAAGTGTCTTTCAAGCCAACATTAAGTACAAACAAGTCGCTTTTATCTTCAGAGTCTTTATTGCGTATTTAATGGCTTGTGTGGTTGTGGCACTGATTTTGTTGGCCATCAATAAACTGCCGCTTATTGATGAGACAATGATTGCGATAAAACGTGTGATTATCATATCCATGCCAGCATCCATGGGTGCCATTATTGTGGATGGATTTGATAAAGAGTAG
- a CDS encoding FKBP-type peptidyl-prolyl cis-trans isomerase, translating to MAIKENQLVSMYYELKVNGEKIDSNIDTAPIEFVYGTRQIISGLEDRIQNMNEGETKEINVPANEAYGDYDETLVQILPIEDFEGIDLEIGMVLEGEAEDAEPVRATVIDVTKEDVSVDYNHPLAGCDLLFKVTIDKIK from the coding sequence ATGGCAATCAAAGAGAATCAACTTGTAAGCATGTATTATGAACTCAAAGTCAATGGAGAAAAAATAGACAGCAATATTGACACTGCACCCATTGAGTTTGTGTATGGCACACGACAAATCATCTCAGGACTTGAAGACAGAATTCAAAACATGAATGAAGGTGAAACCAAAGAGATCAATGTACCTGCCAATGAAGCGTATGGTGACTACGACGAAACACTCGTACAAATTCTTCCCATTGAGGATTTTGAAGGCATTGATTTAGAAATTGGCATGGTACTTGAAGGAGAGGCTGAAGATGCAGAACCTGTTCGAGCAACGGTTATTGATGTAACCAAAGAGGATGTGAGTGTGGATTACAACCATCCACTTGCAGGGTGTGACTTACTGTTTAAAGTCACCATTGATAAAATCAAGTAA
- a CDS encoding sodium:solute symporter family protein, whose translation MQNAIIGVYLFVVLLVGLKAGQNIKGMKEYAVAGKSFGTLAIFATLSASFIGGGFSMGNAEKVFLVGVSNIIALWGFSLKEILVAKYIAPNMQHYEHAISVGDIMEPAYGKEARIFSGVFGFILCAGILGAQIGAIGYIFNLFLGIDKTYGILIGMSIVIIYATIGGMKAVVWTDIIQFIVLAVGMPLVLYFGLESVGGWKVLQATVPEARLTLPTDLHSILILISFFLTFLLGETLVPPYLQRLLIGKEIKKVSQGTLLSGLFSIPFFAMTGLIGLIALAMNPELNANLAMPYVIQNSLNPLLQGIVIAAIISIIMSSADSFLNSAAIAFSNDLIKPIKKVPLTIETELKMARYITLFVGLVAVIFALSIDSVLDILIYSYNFWAPTVLVPLASALLGLKVSRLRFLAGSIAGILGVVIWNYLLSSPLGINGLVIGTLCNFIVFFSVDRKGAKQQRVQAV comes from the coding sequence ATGCAAAATGCCATCATTGGAGTCTACTTGTTTGTTGTGTTATTGGTTGGTCTCAAAGCCGGACAAAACATAAAAGGGATGAAAGAGTATGCTGTTGCAGGAAAATCATTTGGTACACTTGCTATTTTTGCAACATTGAGTGCCTCTTTTATTGGTGGTGGCTTTTCAATGGGAAATGCTGAAAAAGTATTTTTAGTTGGAGTATCAAACATAATCGCACTTTGGGGTTTTAGTCTCAAAGAGATCCTTGTAGCAAAATACATTGCGCCCAATATGCAACACTATGAACATGCCATCTCAGTAGGTGACATCATGGAACCAGCATATGGGAAAGAGGCCAGAATATTCAGTGGTGTTTTTGGGTTTATTTTATGTGCGGGTATTTTAGGCGCACAAATTGGTGCCATTGGGTATATTTTCAATCTTTTCTTAGGCATTGACAAAACCTATGGTATTTTAATTGGTATGAGTATTGTCATCATCTATGCCACCATTGGTGGAATGAAAGCCGTTGTTTGGACCGATATTATTCAATTTATTGTTTTAGCGGTGGGGATGCCTTTGGTTTTGTACTTTGGATTAGAGAGTGTGGGAGGATGGAAAGTACTACAAGCAACTGTTCCAGAAGCACGACTTACTCTGCCTACAGACCTACATAGTATTCTCATTTTAATCTCTTTTTTTTTAACCTTTTTATTGGGAGAGACCCTCGTACCACCCTATTTACAACGATTGCTTATTGGGAAAGAGATAAAAAAGGTCTCTCAAGGAACACTGTTAAGTGGTCTTTTTTCGATTCCTTTTTTTGCAATGACGGGACTGATTGGTCTGATTGCGCTTGCCATGAATCCTGAACTCAACGCAAACCTTGCCATGCCATATGTGATACAAAACTCACTGAATCCTTTGCTTCAAGGTATTGTCATAGCAGCCATTATTTCAATCATCATGTCATCGGCTGACTCTTTTTTAAACTCTGCAGCGATTGCTTTTAGTAATGATTTAATTAAACCCATAAAAAAAGTGCCTTTAACAATAGAGACTGAACTGAAAATGGCACGTTATATTACCCTTTTTGTAGGACTTGTTGCAGTTATTTTTGCATTATCAATTGACAGTGTATTGGACATACTTATCTACTCCTATAACTTTTGGGCGCCAACAGTGTTGGTTCCTTTAGCTTCTGCTTTATTGGGCTTAAAAGTGAGTCGTTTACGTTTTCTTGCAGGTTCAATTGCAGGCATACTGGGAGTGGTTATTTGGAACTATCTGTTAAGTTCTCCTTTAGGTATTAATGGTCTGGTTATAGGTACCTTGTGTAACTTTATTGTTTTTTTCAGTGTGGATAGAAAAGGGGCCAAACAACAAAGAGTCCAAGCAGTATAA
- a CDS encoding energy transducer TonB, giving the protein MNSRTIKAFIISLFIHVSLFATFIQWEKQSLEKKNLVVIDMSMIHKNTQIKKVKEKKEHTNSKKRIKQVEQKKIKPKKKANKKELKKSEEKQPLKKEDLKKKPEPKNIKPQQQLKKQEESQKRVKSGESYQQQYIKNNLAQIIAAIKKYKNYPYIAKKRGYEGKVLLQVHIHTDGTISNIQLLEASPFKILNENSIEILKQASKEFMRPEKPITLSIPFNYYLE; this is encoded by the coding sequence ATGAATTCACGTACCATTAAAGCCTTTATTATCTCACTATTTATTCATGTCTCACTCTTTGCAACTTTCATTCAATGGGAGAAGCAATCTCTTGAGAAAAAAAATCTGGTAGTCATTGACATGAGTATGATTCATAAAAACACTCAAATTAAAAAAGTGAAAGAGAAAAAAGAGCATACCAATAGCAAAAAACGAATCAAACAAGTTGAACAAAAAAAGATTAAACCTAAAAAGAAAGCCAACAAAAAAGAGCTTAAAAAGAGTGAAGAGAAGCAACCCTTGAAAAAAGAAGATTTAAAGAAGAAACCTGAACCTAAAAATATCAAGCCTCAACAACAACTCAAAAAACAAGAGGAGAGTCAAAAGCGAGTCAAAAGCGGTGAGAGTTACCAACAACAGTACATCAAAAATAATCTGGCACAAATCATTGCTGCCATTAAAAAGTACAAAAACTATCCGTACATCGCAAAAAAAAGAGGATATGAAGGAAAAGTTTTACTTCAAGTTCATATTCATACTGATGGCACCATCTCAAATATTCAACTCTTAGAAGCTTCACCTTTTAAGATATTAAATGAGAACAGTATAGAGATTTTAAAACAGGCATCTAAAGAATTTATGCGACCAGAAAAACCCATAACACTCAGTATACCTTTTAATTACTACTTGGAATAG
- a CDS encoding biopolymer transporter ExbD has translation MRLKKFDSMNVIPFIDIMLVLLAIVLTFSTFIAQGKIDLKLPNATSTQTSKLKMRDILIDAKGVIYFDKHILSLDELKRELAQLEKQTPLSLKADENTPFKTFVQIIDLFKLLKLEKISIITELKR, from the coding sequence ATGCGTCTTAAAAAGTTTGATTCCATGAATGTCATCCCTTTTATTGACATCATGCTTGTACTCTTAGCGATTGTGTTAACATTCTCTACGTTTATTGCACAAGGAAAAATTGACTTAAAATTGCCCAATGCAACTTCGACTCAAACAAGCAAACTGAAGATGCGTGATATCCTAATTGATGCTAAAGGTGTCATCTATTTTGATAAACATATCCTCAGTTTAGATGAGCTCAAGAGAGAACTTGCCCAACTTGAAAAGCAGACTCCACTCTCTTTAAAAGCGGATGAAAATACGCCTTTTAAAACCTTTGTACAAATCATTGATTTATTTAAGCTCTTAAAATTAGAGAAAATATCGATTATCACAGAGTTAAAACGATGA
- the exbB gene encoding TonB-system energizer ExbB, giving the protein MIDSIKLYVEYSIIGVLAFMSFITLWFALERYFYLNTLDVSSFKKKGELENSLTNNLTTISTIASNAPYVGLFGTVCGIMITFYKISENSTFDTNSVMMGLALALKATAIGILVAIFATVIYNGLARKVEVLMTTWEDLHAS; this is encoded by the coding sequence ATGATTGATTCTATTAAACTCTATGTAGAGTACAGTATCATAGGAGTTTTAGCTTTTATGAGTTTTATAACACTTTGGTTTGCACTGGAGAGATACTTCTATTTAAACACATTAGATGTCTCATCTTTTAAAAAAAAGGGGGAATTAGAAAACTCTTTAACCAATAACCTTACCACCATCTCAACGATTGCATCCAATGCTCCGTATGTAGGACTGTTTGGAACGGTGTGTGGAATCATGATTACTTTTTATAAAATCTCAGAAAACAGCACCTTTGATACCAACAGTGTGATGATGGGCTTGGCTTTGGCACTTAAAGCAACAGCAATAGGGATTTTAGTCGCAATTTTTGCCACAGTTATTTATAACGGTTTGGCACGTAAAGTAGAAGTGCTTATGACGACTTGGGAAGATTTGCATGCGTCTTAA
- a CDS encoding LLM class flavin-dependent oxidoreductase produces MTYGLLLLFEHQENLQSTLNKQINLIKLFDKVIERVWVTEHHYHPMRVNSAPLMILNHLIQHTQKELGVATLLLGFYDPVYTAENISMLSHLAQRKIHIGVAKGGRSEVKNSHLNLTEQSARHFMLQNLNTIQPILRNEKVHYQTKAFTLSPQVNHPIEFSVASLNDDVIQYAALHDLPLMAGHKWSLDEIQQMILTYKLFHLHNKKPKIILARIFCPTHDKQTVIQSIKEQTDKNRALVAQFNPNHEPKQLNEVIFEESLIGSIDEIHSKINHLKSLGVEHIILRPVMNKLNTNDIEKTLGVLL; encoded by the coding sequence ATGACCTACGGACTGCTGTTACTATTTGAACATCAAGAAAATCTCCAATCCACTTTGAACAAACAAATCAACCTTATCAAACTCTTTGATAAGGTGATTGAAAGAGTTTGGGTCACAGAGCATCACTATCATCCTATGAGAGTCAACTCTGCGCCATTGATGATACTTAACCATTTAATACAACATACTCAAAAAGAGTTGGGTGTTGCTACTTTACTCTTGGGGTTTTATGATCCTGTTTACACAGCAGAAAACATATCGATGTTGAGTCATCTTGCACAAAGAAAGATTCATATAGGTGTAGCAAAGGGAGGGAGAAGTGAAGTTAAAAATTCACATTTAAACCTCACAGAACAGAGTGCTCGACACTTCATGTTACAAAATTTAAATACCATCCAACCCATATTACGAAATGAAAAGGTACATTATCAAACCAAGGCTTTCACACTTTCACCTCAAGTCAACCATCCCATAGAGTTCTCCGTAGCTTCTTTAAATGATGATGTAATACAGTATGCCGCTTTACATGATTTGCCTTTAATGGCTGGACATAAATGGAGTTTGGATGAAATTCAACAGATGATTTTAACCTATAAGCTCTTTCATCTACACAATAAAAAACCAAAAATTATATTAGCACGCATATTTTGTCCTACCCATGATAAACAAACAGTGATACAAAGTATCAAAGAACAAACTGACAAAAACCGAGCCTTGGTTGCTCAGTTTAATCCTAACCATGAGCCAAAGCAACTCAATGAAGTCATTTTTGAAGAGAGTTTGATTGGAAGCATTGATGAAATTCACAGCAAAATAAATCACTTAAAATCTCTGGGCGTAGAGCATATTATTTTGCGTCCTGTTATGAATAAACTCAATACTAATGATATTGAAAAAACTTTAGGAGTATTACTATGA
- a CDS encoding TonB-dependent receptor plug domain-containing protein, translated as MKKTIFCSICLASLLYANESEQFRLGEIDISDNIELQNSVELYSEDFELHSHEDISESLESASGVFLSNLGGRNESTISIRGFDSRRVSVYMDGIPISVPYDGNFDYSRFLTADLSKISIEKGFSSVTYGANTMAGVINLVSKRPTKEFEGDISMGITYDDDWSRSAHTTSVNLGTKQKDFYLQLSGSIRDRHHFNVSKDFDTTSQQDNDQRENSSSSDVKGSIKLGITPTDNSEYALVYSKQHGKKEQPHVSDLKYSRDKYWDWPYWDRESIYFLSNHQFDNSYLKTRLYKDWYKNALQSYDDATYSTQTRNSSFDSNYDDYSVGGSVEFGTKFVSNEIKTSVTYKKDVHRAYDDGAIDEEYDDETFSVALEDIYSISDSLNLVAGISYDRLKPKKLWDSNTAPVDMGSSESSLNPQVGLFYDIDKKQKTSFTVARKTHLPTMKERYSRRLGRALPNSDLEAEKATHYELSYANRLTPNFHFKTNLFLIEVDDAIESVNVGTLEQNQNVGDFRHTGVELEVSYYLEQAEFGGNYTYMKIKNKQDSDFKRMGIPKHSAFAYFKYNIMDNLAYYANATYQTGQYSQNNDVYYKTEAFTRVDTKLMFDYKDISFEAGVKNLFDKDYEFDAGFPEPGREFFANLKYSF; from the coding sequence ATGAAAAAAACAATATTTTGTTCTATCTGTTTGGCCTCGTTGTTATATGCAAACGAGAGTGAACAATTCAGACTGGGAGAGATCGATATCAGTGATAATATTGAGCTTCAAAATAGTGTAGAGCTTTACAGTGAAGACTTTGAGCTTCACTCACATGAGGATATCTCTGAAAGTTTAGAGAGTGCTTCAGGAGTATTTTTATCAAATCTTGGGGGACGAAATGAATCCACTATCTCCATTCGTGGTTTTGATTCCAGACGAGTGAGTGTCTACATGGATGGAATTCCTATTTCTGTACCGTATGATGGAAACTTTGATTACTCTCGGTTTTTAACAGCAGATTTATCAAAAATCAGCATTGAAAAAGGATTTTCATCTGTGACTTATGGTGCCAATACCATGGCAGGAGTGATCAACTTAGTCTCAAAACGTCCAACAAAAGAGTTTGAAGGAGACATCAGCATGGGAATCACCTATGATGATGATTGGAGCCGAAGTGCCCACACTACATCAGTGAATTTAGGAACCAAACAAAAAGACTTCTACTTACAACTCTCTGGAAGTATAAGAGACCGTCACCACTTTAATGTCTCCAAAGATTTTGACACAACTTCACAACAAGACAATGACCAACGTGAGAATTCAAGTTCAAGTGACGTCAAAGGAAGCATCAAGTTAGGAATTACACCTACAGATAACAGTGAATATGCGCTTGTTTATTCAAAACAACACGGAAAAAAAGAGCAACCACACGTGAGCGATTTAAAATACAGTCGAGACAAATATTGGGATTGGCCATATTGGGACAGAGAGAGTATCTACTTTCTTTCAAATCATCAGTTTGACAACAGTTATTTAAAAACGCGTTTGTATAAAGATTGGTATAAGAACGCTCTACAAAGTTATGATGATGCGACTTATTCTACCCAGACGCGAAATTCATCATTTGACAGTAACTATGATGATTACAGTGTCGGTGGTTCTGTTGAATTTGGAACCAAGTTTGTCTCTAATGAAATCAAAACGTCTGTAACATATAAAAAAGATGTTCACAGAGCGTATGATGATGGTGCCATTGATGAAGAATATGATGATGAAACTTTCTCTGTTGCACTTGAAGATATATACAGTATCAGTGATAGTCTGAATCTTGTTGCTGGAATAAGTTATGACCGTTTGAAACCTAAAAAGTTGTGGGATTCAAATACGGCACCAGTTGATATGGGGAGCAGTGAATCAAGCTTGAACCCACAAGTTGGACTCTTTTATGATATTGATAAAAAACAAAAAACAAGCTTCACAGTAGCTCGTAAAACACACTTACCAACCATGAAAGAGCGATATTCAAGACGACTGGGAAGAGCACTTCCAAACTCTGATTTAGAAGCAGAGAAAGCGACACACTATGAGCTTTCTTATGCCAATCGACTGACACCTAACTTTCACTTTAAAACCAATCTTTTTTTAATCGAAGTGGATGATGCAATTGAGAGTGTCAATGTTGGAACACTGGAGCAAAATCAAAATGTAGGTGATTTCAGACACACTGGGGTTGAACTTGAAGTAAGTTACTACTTAGAGCAAGCAGAGTTTGGAGGTAACTACACCTACATGAAAATCAAAAACAAACAAGACTCAGATTTCAAACGTATGGGGATTCCAAAACACTCTGCATTTGCATATTTCAAATATAACATCATGGATAATTTAGCTTACTATGCCAATGCAACGTATCAAACTGGACAATACTCACAAAATAATGATGTCTACTACAAAACTGAAGCATTTACTCGCGTAGATACTAAACTGATGTTTGACTATAAAGATATCTCTTTTGAAGCGGGTGTAAAAAACCTATTTGACAAAGATTATGAATTTGATGCAGGTTTTCCAGAACCAGGTCGAGAGTTCTTTGCCAATTTAAAATACTCATTCTAA
- a CDS encoding TonB-dependent receptor gives MKLKLSLIVTQVCISATFAQDVHIEEIDISENQLINVNRLSDEKKTITLKEEAVKPLSMNDALKKEFYVDFKKSSEYESEPYIRGRGNKGVPVFIEGMRLNAGHDDSTNLFGLTDIADIEVYRGANGAKLGMGAMSGAVVVKFKEPTFSDKKELELSGFLNGKQSFLSKDGYTTTMGASLYNDTFNFSVSGGINDYANYEDGNGDEVLHSLYDTNNFNASMSVKTSEDSYVYARYMRDKADSQDPYTRAYNAASDLWTYTSRPNDEGKSYFLGFKKEQFAGLINIDIQYFKNQMHYDYFIEREDAIKDQQQLFRDSDTHGVKLSAQKALDHHLLGFSASYSDMYISNGVRRFQAGSWTPWQSAFGITEGEIKSQMLSLSDDIQLDKLFVNVAAGYERVKRDVTSNINSSKFIADGRVPAALLGEIVRENTNEKDDLLSLSATIGYEVSPAFTPYLKISNATRTPYFNEQYGNNPNMGTQVPNQDLDNEEVYGADIGADGQMGKFYYTTAAYYQKYKDYIELVNTGYVTNSTNLPIKQFINLDEAVIYGAELMMGFEVFENIFAEAAYTYTRGKNKEHNEPLAYITPQKLTLSLAQRQKIGLSWEIKQELVDNQNKVSSVNGEVETSGYGLTDFSLSYAFGKVGLFKEATLAFELNNIFDKRYREHLSKVSSTSYYLPNEVGINGAIALHVSF, from the coding sequence ATGAAATTAAAACTATCACTAATAGTGACTCAAGTCTGTATTAGTGCAACTTTTGCACAAGATGTACACATAGAAGAGATTGACATCAGTGAAAACCAACTGATCAATGTAAACAGATTAAGTGATGAGAAAAAGACCATCACACTTAAAGAGGAAGCCGTAAAACCTCTCTCGATGAATGATGCACTTAAAAAAGAGTTTTATGTTGATTTTAAAAAATCAAGTGAGTATGAATCTGAACCCTATATTCGTGGTCGAGGAAACAAAGGTGTACCTGTGTTTATTGAAGGGATGCGTTTGAATGCTGGACATGATGACTCTACAAACTTGTTTGGTCTGACAGATATTGCAGATATAGAAGTCTACAGAGGAGCTAATGGTGCCAAGCTTGGTATGGGTGCCATGAGTGGTGCTGTGGTTGTAAAGTTTAAAGAACCTACTTTCAGTGATAAAAAAGAACTCGAACTCTCAGGGTTTTTAAATGGGAAACAATCATTTCTATCAAAAGATGGTTATACCACTACCATGGGTGCCTCTTTATACAATGACACCTTTAACTTTTCAGTGAGTGGTGGTATAAATGATTACGCTAACTATGAAGATGGAAATGGGGATGAAGTTCTTCATTCACTCTATGATACCAATAACTTCAATGCCTCAATGTCCGTAAAGACTTCTGAAGACAGTTATGTGTATGCACGTTATATGAGAGATAAAGCAGATTCTCAAGACCCTTATACAAGAGCTTATAATGCAGCTTCTGATTTGTGGACCTATACCAGTCGTCCTAATGATGAAGGAAAAAGCTACTTCTTGGGCTTTAAAAAAGAGCAATTTGCAGGCTTAATCAATATTGACATTCAATACTTTAAAAATCAAATGCATTATGACTACTTTATTGAACGAGAAGATGCCATTAAGGATCAACAACAACTCTTCAGAGACAGCGATACACATGGGGTTAAACTCTCTGCCCAAAAAGCCTTAGACCATCATCTGTTAGGATTTTCAGCCAGCTACTCAGATATGTATATTTCCAACGGTGTCAGACGATTTCAAGCTGGAAGCTGGACACCTTGGCAAAGTGCTTTTGGTATCACAGAAGGTGAAATAAAATCACAAATGCTCTCTTTATCAGATGACATACAATTGGACAAACTCTTTGTTAATGTCGCTGCAGGATATGAACGAGTCAAAAGAGATGTCACGTCAAATATCAACAGTTCTAAATTCATTGCAGATGGACGAGTGCCTGCTGCACTTTTAGGTGAGATTGTACGAGAAAATACCAATGAAAAAGATGACCTTCTGTCATTGAGTGCAACGATTGGATATGAAGTATCCCCTGCTTTTACTCCCTACTTGAAAATATCAAATGCCACTCGAACACCCTATTTTAATGAACAGTATGGAAACAATCCCAACATGGGAACACAAGTCCCTAACCAAGATTTAGACAATGAAGAGGTTTATGGTGCAGACATAGGTGCAGATGGTCAAATGGGGAAATTCTACTATACCACTGCAGCATACTATCAAAAATATAAAGACTATATTGAATTGGTCAATACAGGTTATGTGACCAATAGTACAAACTTACCGATTAAACAATTTATTAATTTAGATGAAGCAGTTATTTATGGTGCTGAGTTAATGATGGGATTTGAAGTATTTGAGAATATCTTTGCGGAAGCAGCCTATACCTATACACGAGGGAAAAATAAAGAGCACAATGAACCATTGGCATATATCACTCCTCAAAAGCTCACATTATCTCTGGCTCAACGTCAAAAAATAGGTCTGAGTTGGGAAATTAAACAAGAATTGGTTGATAATCAAAATAAAGTCTCTTCCGTCAATGGAGAGGTTGAAACTTCGGGTTATGGGCTGACCGATTTTTCACTCAGTTATGCGTTTGGCAAAGTAGGTCTTTTTAAAGAAGCTACGCTGGCATTTGAACTGAACAATATCTTTGACAAACGTTACAGAGAGCACTTAAGCAAAGTCTCTTCAACCAGTTATTATCTGCCAAATGAAGTAGGAATTAATGGTGCGATTGCACTTCATGTATCATTTTAA